The stretch of DNA TAGAGTTGTTCCAATGCCGTCAGGCCATCCTCCGACAGCAGCAGCGTGTCAGTGTTCAGCAGATCGTGCGTGTTTAGAGCTACGGGGGTAGCAACACTTACTTTCTGGATGTTACGGGCCGACAGCACCACGTTTTTATCAACTGCGCCCGTTACGAGCAGCGTCTTCTTGCCGTTGTTCAGCTTCAGACCGTTCAGGATGTCTAGGAAATCCTTGGTCTTGGGGGCCGACAGCGTGATGTTTTCCACCAGCGCTACTTTGCCATCCTTAGCGAGGCTCGAGAGAGCCGACAGACGAGCAAGACGCTTGGTTTTTTTGTTCAGCTTGAAGCCGTAGTCGCGGGGCTGAGGACCGAACATACGGCCACCACCTACGAATACACCTGACTTCATAGAGCCGGCGCGAGCACCACCGGTGCCTTTTTGCTTCTTCAGCTTCTTGGTAGTGCCGTGCACTTCGTTACGCTGCTTCGACTTGTGCGTGCCCTGGCGCTGGTTGGCCAAGTACTGCTTCACGTCGAGATACATCACGTGCTCGTTCGGCTCCAGACCGAAGATGGCGTCAGACAGGGTAACCTTACGGCCGGTGTCTTCGCCTTTGATGTTATATACTGACAGTTCCATTTGCTAGGTTATTTTTCCAGGACCACGAAAGAGTTCTTGGCACCGGGAACCGAGCCGCTCACCAGGATGAGGTTTTTGTCGGCTACAATGCGCATCACCTTCAGGTTCTGCACTTTCACACGGTCGTTACCCATACGGCCACCCATGCGCATTCCTTTGAATACGCGCGAAGGCCAGGAGCAAGCACCGATAGAACCGGGGTGACGCAGACGGTTGTGCTGACCGTGAGTCTGGCCACCAACACCGGCGAAGTTGTAGCGTTTCACAACGCCCTGGAAACCTTTACCTTTTGAGGTACCAACTACATCAACGAATTCACCTTCTTCGAAGAGGGAAGCGTCGATAGTAGCGCCAGCGGCGAAATTGGCAACCTCGTCGGTACGGAACTCAACGAGTTTTTTCTTGGGGGTGGTTCCGGCTTTAGCGAAGTGACCAGCCAGTGCTTTGGTGGTATTCTTGGCTTTTTTCTCGCCGTAGCCGAGCTGGATGGCAGTGTAGCCGTCCGTTTCGATGGTCTTAACCTGCGTCACTACGCACGGACCCGCTTCAATGAGCGTGCAGGGAATGTTCTTCCCGTCCGGAGTGAAGAGGCTTGTCATACCGATTTTTTTACCGATGATGCCAGGCATTCGATTGGGGTTTTAGAAAAAGACACACTTGAAAACGCCCAAGTGGCGTTTTCGGAAATGGAGTGCAAAGCTAGGAAATTGTTACGTTATAAGCTACCTACCTTCTGAAATATTTTCAGCGTCACTTACTTAGCTCCCATCAAACCTCTCTTTCTAATAGTTAATGACTTCCTTTACCCCTACCCTATCACTTGTGCTTTTCGATTCCCACGAAATACCTTTTTCAATAAAATTCTCTTAAGCTATTCCTTCGGAAAAATCCAATAGGCCTAACAAGGACGCCAGAGCCCCTCTGCTGATTCATTATTTTCCTTCTTTGCCCCTTCTAAAGCTAGTAGCAGGAAAAACAGAGAGAAAGCAATGCCTATCTGCGTCTCAATAG from Hymenobacter taeanensis encodes:
- the rplD gene encoding 50S ribosomal protein L4 — protein: MELSVYNIKGEDTGRKVTLSDAIFGLEPNEHVMYLDVKQYLANQRQGTHKSKQRNEVHGTTKKLKKQKGTGGARAGSMKSGVFVGGGRMFGPQPRDYGFKLNKKTKRLARLSALSSLAKDGKVALVENITLSAPKTKDFLDILNGLKLNNGKKTLLVTGAVDKNVVLSARNIQKVSVATPVALNTHDLLNTDTLLLSEDGLTALEQLYTTAE
- the rplC gene encoding 50S ribosomal protein L3, whose protein sequence is MPGIIGKKIGMTSLFTPDGKNIPCTLIEAGPCVVTQVKTIETDGYTAIQLGYGEKKAKNTTKALAGHFAKAGTTPKKKLVEFRTDEVANFAAGATIDASLFEEGEFVDVVGTSKGKGFQGVVKRYNFAGVGGQTHGQHNRLRHPGSIGACSWPSRVFKGMRMGGRMGNDRVKVQNLKVMRIVADKNLILVSGSVPGAKNSFVVLEK